ACTCAGAAACCAGATGATGATACTTACGATGAAAATTATTTTTCCTGCTCCGGTAATGAAGTCCCATACTTTTCCCAGAACCATTTTAAAGTCATATCCGAAAAGTGGTTTTTTATAAGCGGGAAGATCCATTACAAGATACGTTTTTCCCTTACTTTTAATAAATCTTTTAAGGATTGCTGCTGAGAATAAAGCGACTAAGAAGCCAAGAAGGTACATTCCCATCAAAACCAGCGCCTTGTATTTTATTCCTAAAAATGTTCCTTCTGAAATAATCAGCCCGATGATAATACTATATACCGGAAGTCTTGCAGAACATGTCATAAATGGGGTTACCAATATTGTAAGCAATCTTTCTTTTACGTTTTCAATATTTCTTGTAGAAATCACAGCAGGAATAGCGCAGGCTGTACCTGATACAAGCGGCACTATACTTTTCCCGTTAAGCCCGAACGGACGAAGTAATCTATCCATCAGGAATACTACTCTTGCCATATATCCTGAATCTTCCAACAGGTAAAGGAAATACAACAGGATTCCGATCTGTGGAGCAAAAACGACAATCCCTCCAATTCCCGGAACAATTCCGTTAGAAATCAGCGAATTAACTGGTCCTTCCGGAAGATGTTCGTTGGTAAATGCAGCCAGCCAGGAAAATGTTTCTTCAATCCAGTTCATAGGATATTCCGCAAGGAAGAAAACGCTTTGGAAAATAACCAGCAGGATGAGTAAAAAAACAACATAACCCCAGAATTTATGTACTAAAACTTTATCCAGTTTTTCGGTCAGTAATTCTTTGAACTGAGCTTTTTTAGAAATGACATCAGCCAATATTTTGTCTACATTCTGATATCTTCTCACGGTTTCCTGAACCTGTAATCTTTTCGGAACCAGACTTTTAGAGTCAGATTCATTGAGTTGTTCCATTACTGAGCCTATTCTTCCAAGATCTGTTCCCAGTGAAAGGCTCATCCAGGCTTTATATTCATTATCGAAACCTTTATGTGCTGCCAGTTTCTGAATAAAATCTCTGTGTTCGTTGGGGGTTTCAAAAGAAGCTGCATTTGTTTTTACAAATTCATTGTTGTAAACAGCTTCTCTCACGGTATCAATTCCAATCTGCTCTTTGGCGTTGGTCTGAATAATCCGAATCCCTAATGCTTCGGAAAATTTTTGAATATCGATGGTGATTCCTCTTCTTTCTGCCTGGTCAATCTGATTGACAATCAGAATCATTGGAATGCCAAGATCCTGAATCTGCTGAAAGAGAAGCAACCCTCTTTTTAAACTTAATGCTTCAAGAATATAAACAACTCCTGCGTAGTTTTTCTGCTCGTCGATAAGGTATTTGGAAAAAATAGCTTCATCTTCTGAACTTGGGTAAACACTGTAAGAACCTGGAAGGTCAATGACTTCCACTTCTTCGTTTTTATAAGTATAGTTCCCCGAGTGACTGGCTACGGTAACGCCGGCATAGTTTCCGGTTTTCTGCTTTTTGTTGCAAAGCGTATTAAAAACCGTTGACTTTCCTACATTAGGATTTCCGACTAAAAGTATCTGTTTTTTCTTGTTTTCCTGCATTAATTCAATTCTTCAACAATGATGTAATCTCCTTCTTCCTCACGAAGAGCAATCCGGCTTTTTTCTGCTCCAAACTCCACATACATAGGCCCATTGAATGGTGCCTGATACAAAATTCTGAAAGAGGTTTCCGGAAGAAGCCCCATTTCAATAATTTTATTGGGCATTTTAAGATGGTCGTTATCATACCCCAATATCTTCCCCATTTTGTTTTTAGGGAATCCACTTAATTTATGTAATCCTTTCTCTTTCAAAGCCTAATTTTTAGTCCTGCAAATATACGCTATTTAAATTTAATCTAAATAACAAGGTTCAGAAAGAAAACTTCCTGAACCTTATAATTTTTTTTACTATTTAGTTATAGACCTCCAAAACTAGCTATACAACTGGCTGTTGCTGCGGCCTCAACAAAACCTTCTTCAGTAGGTATTCCCATGGATATATACATTAAAGAAATAGATATTGAATTGTTCAAAACACATTGTTGGAAAGGATTCAATCTTTTTGCTTTTGCAATTTTTATTACCCCTTTTTCATCCTTAAAATTCTTTTTAGCTATAAGAACAGTTTCCGTTTTTGGGGTTTCGATTGTATTTGTTTTTGGTTCTTCTGTTTTTGCAAATACAACGGCTGATGTCATCAATAGTGATGCAATAATAATTTTTTTCATGGTATGGTATTTTAAATTAGTTTTTAACAAAAAAGAAATCAACCCAGACACGCAATGTATTTGGGTTGATGGTAAATCTTATTATGAAACTCCTTCTGACTCAAGCTGGAAGCAATGAACAGCAGGCCCTACGAAAATAGGTCCTAAAGCAAGTTCAATAATACATTTTTCTTCTGTAGTTAACTCCCTCTCTTTTGCAGTTGTAGATAATGTAATAGGCTTTTGTAGTTGATCTGTACTTTCGATAGTCTTCTTAGCAACTAAAACAGTTTCTGTTGTATTTTTAGGCTCCTCAATTTTATTTGGAGATTCTGTTTTTGCAAATGCAACTGCTGATGTCATCAATAATGATGCAATAATAATTTTTTTCATGGTATAATATTTTAAATTAGTTTTTAACAAAAAAGAAATCAGCCCAGACACGCAATATATTTGGGTTGATGGTAAATCTTATTAAGAAATTCCTTCTGCACCAAGCTGGAAGCAATGAACAGGAGGACCGGCAATTATAGGACCTACAGCAAGTTCAATAGCACATTTTTCTGCTGTAGTCAATTCCTTCTTTCTTGCGGTGGTGGATAATGTAATAGGTTTTTGTAGTTGATCTGTATTTTCGATAGTCTTCTTAGCGACTAAAACAGTTTCTGTTGCATTTTGGGGATTCTCAGTTTTTGGAGATTCTGTTTTTGCAAACAATAGGGCAGATGTTGTCACTAAAACTGCGACAAAAGCTTTTTTCATGGTATAATTTTTAAATTAGTTTTAACAAACATATGAGAATAAAAAAACAAAATCAAATATTTTTTGAAAAAATTTAAAAATTTCTACGAATCAAGTGTAGAATTTATCTAACAAAAAGAAATCAACCCAAATACATTGCTGTATCTGGGTTGATTCAAAATATAATTTAGTTGATATGAAGCTTATTTTTTCTTCTTGTCAGAGGCCTGTTCTTTTTCTATTGGGTTGTCATTGGATCCGAAGAAATCTTTCACCTGTTTTTCCATCCTTTTCATAAAATCACCAATGGTTCCATCTGTTCCGGGCATTGGTTTGCTCATCGTCTCAGCAGTCATATAGGGACGAGATTCAGCAAATGGATCTGCTTTAAAGGCATCAAATGACTTCTTGAATTTTTCTTTTGTAGTGGGAGTTACCGTATTACTAGACATTCCCATCTTCGCATTAATCTTATCTGCATAAGACACTTCGTCGTAGTTTTCTATTTTTTTATTTCCACTTAATAACCATGAGTAATTTTTATCCGCGTCTTCAATTTTTACAATCAAACCTGGCAGTCCATAAAATTTATAAGGTCCATCCTGAAAAGGAATATCGGAGCTGAACCATGCCGTCCATGTTCTTCCTCCAAATTCAGTGGTGGCTTTTTGTGTATTATAAGTTCCTATTTTTTGTTTTTCTGGTAAAATATTCCACTGCAATTTCACATCATCATCATAAGAGAAAAAGTTTCTACTGATCTTATCTACATATTGCACTTTCATTTCCGGATAGTTTTTAAGAATCTTGTATGAAAACTTAGGCCATCTTATCATTTTACTCATATCCTTAAAGGACTTCGTTTTTTCCATCTCTTCTACCTGAACTTTAATAATTGAATCCTGGGCAGGCATTGTATAATCCTGGTAGATAGATTTTTTAGGAGTAATATCCAAAATGGTAATCACTTTATCCAGCTTTGCTGAATCTTTCTTCGGTTTAAAAGTCAGTTCATAAAAGAAACGATTCGCTGTTTCCTTGGACTCCTGAGCTCCTGCAAAAGCAAATAGAGCGATAAGAAATACGGAGAATAACTTTTTCATTGTAGCAAGTTTATATAATTAGTAATGATATCTCTTCTTTTGTTACAGTTTTTTTCAAATTTTATTTTCAGTAAAAGTATTCTTTGCTTTCAAGTCTTTACAGATTAAAAAATTATGATTCTCTTAAAACAGTTTCATTTTTAAAACGCTTACCTTTAAGTTTCTAAAAAACAAAACATTATGGATACCTTATCTCAATTAAAATCCGAACTGGAGGGAGAATTCCAAACCACAAAAAAATTTATTGAACGATTCCCTGAAGGTAAAAACGACTTTGCTCCCCATGAAAAAAGCATGAAGATGATGCCGCTTGCCACTCATCTTGTAGAAGTTTTTGAATGGCCGAACACCATTTTAAATACTTCTGAACTTGATTTTGGTAAAGGAGACTACAAGCCTACTGTGCTTTCTACAAAAGAAGACCTTTTGAAAAAGCTGGAAGAAGATTATCAGGCAGGCAAAAAGGCATTAGAAAACAGTACAGAAGAGGATCTGAATCCCAGCTGGACGATTAAAAATGACGGTCATGAACTGGCAAGCTGGAGTAAGTACGGAGCAATCCGCCATGCATTAAACCAGATTACGCATCACAGAGCGCAACTGGGTGTATATTACAGACTGAACAATATTCCTTTGCCGGGAAGCTATGGGCCTTCAGCAGACCAGCAAAGTTTTTAATTTTAATATATAGTATATCTCAACAAAAAACCAATCCGGATGGATTGGTTTTTATTTTATTTAAAATTGAATTTCACACTTAACATGACCTGGCTTGGACGGAGCTGCATGGTTGTCTGAGTAATCGTTGTATTATCAATATCTATTCTTTCAAATACTTTTTTGTTTGCGATATTCATCCATTTCAGTTCAAAATCAACTTTCTTTTTAGCCCATGAGAACTGATATGAAAGATCAAAGAAACCATTGTTATATTTTACATCTGCAGATTTTGAATTGATCTGGTCCCAATAAAATCCAATGGTATGGTTTTCTAACGGATAGAAAAATACGTTAAGGTTGTGACTGTATCCTTCAGATTTTCCTTTGTTACCTGTAAGATAAATATTAGAGGTCTTATTCCAGGTTTTAGAGGCGTTAAAGTCTACACTCATCCATGAGAAATAGGTATTGTTAAATTTAATTCCAAAAGTATTCCCGTTCGTTTTATTATCAATATCATCGGTATTTCTAATGGATTGGGATTTAGAGATTGTATTGTTATAGCTTAATGATGCGTTGGTTTTAAACTTAGGAAAATATTTGCCTATTTCCGCATAATAGGTATTGCTGGTTCTTTTATTTTCTCTTTCCAGGTATTCTGTTACTCTGAATCCAGATTCATTAACGATACTTGAGGCAATAAGGTTATTTTTAGCATCACTTATTCTATAGCCTACATTGAAGAAAAGGTTATTTAACGGATTTCTGTATTCCAATCTTGTCCCTACATTTTTGGTATTGGTTTCAGGAATCGGGTTGTTAGGATTCATCACATTAAACCCTGCCGGACTTGTCAGAATATATCCCGCATAGGCAGTCTGAATGTCTCCGAAATTATTGCTGATTCCCCCATTCAAACTTGCTTTGAAAAACGAAGCGAATGAATACTGAGCAAAAATATTGGGTGTAAATGTTACTTTACTCAAAGATTTGGAAACATTTCTAAAGGCATCTTCAGCTTTGATATTATTAAAATTAACAGGGAAGCTTGAGAATAAGCTCCATGCTTCTGATTTATAATTAATTCCCACTGAGGCAGATGGATTGATTCTCGTAAATTTCAAATCATTTTCATAAGCTAAGCTTGCAAAATCCGGTTTATTTCCGACTGTACTTCCATCAAAATTTGTTGTCAGCTTATCCGTTGAAAGGTCAAATCCTACTTGTGGGGTAAATGTCCATCCTTTCGTAGAAAAACTGATATTGGCAGAATGTGAGGTATCTAAAGATTTGATTCTGAAATACTGCAAAGCGGTACTTCCCGGGGTAAAGTTTATCGTTGTAAAATCATTACTCCCCGGTTCTTTGTATGGGAACTGTAAATAGTTTGCAGGAGAAATTTCTAAGATCTGCTTGTCATTCTGATAACTAATATAGGATTTGAAATTCACCATCTTTTCTTTCCAAGGAATAATGGTGCTTAAAGAGTTCTGGAAAGATGTTGTAGGTGATTCTAAAGCTTCGTTTCCTATTCTGTATCCTTGTTTATCATTTCTTTCTGCCAATGCCCTGTCAGCATTCCAGAATTGAGAGAATGTCGTTGTGTTTTTGAAGAACCCCTTTTTAGCATTTTTAGTAAAAATTAATTCCCCTTTTAATTTGTCTGTATAGAAGTTATTCAGGAACCTTGTATTATATTGTGTTCCCTGTTGAATGTCTCTGGTAATACTGTTAGACTCTCTTTCCACTGCATTATTAGTATAATTGGCATTGGCTTTAAGCTCCCATTCTTTCTTTTTATCAATA
This sequence is a window from Chryseobacterium culicis. Protein-coding genes within it:
- a CDS encoding Plug and carboxypeptidase regulatory-like domain-containing protein; the protein is MKKNISLFLMLFFTVLTFAQKTVSGKITDDDGVAIPSASVTIEEPGKDAILAYAITNSKGEYKVIFTSAESNVDLKVKAFNQKPLTKQINNSDQTLNFKMQSEATEIKEVQLKTKMITARGDTISYDLKAFNSKNDRTLADVMKKIPGIEVNNDGTILYQGNAINKFYVNGKDLMEGGYGTINNSLPKDAVQKVEVLENHQPVKILQDKVPSDQAAINIKLKNSVTMTGRGEVGTGFGDQWLWNVKLTPMFFGQKSQWVVNYKTNNMGEQVENEGNILAFGSAWEGRRSNISQNNWLNVENATVPDLPVKRYLMNSVHYLSANYLTNIDKKKEWELKANANYTNNAVERESNSITRDIQQGTQYNTRFLNNFYTDKLKGELIFTKNAKKGFFKNTTTFSQFWNADRALAERNDKQGYRIGNEALESPTTSFQNSLSTIIPWKEKMVNFKSYISYQNDKQILEISPANYLQFPYKEPGSNDFTTINFTPGSTALQYFRIKSLDTSHSANISFSTKGWTFTPQVGFDLSTDKLTTNFDGSTVGNKPDFASLAYENDLKFTRINPSASVGINYKSEAWSLFSSFPVNFNNIKAEDAFRNVSKSLSKVTFTPNIFAQYSFASFFKASLNGGISNNFGDIQTAYAGYILTSPAGFNVMNPNNPIPETNTKNVGTRLEYRNPLNNLFFNVGYRISDAKNNLIASSIVNESGFRVTEYLERENKRTSNTYYAEIGKYFPKFKTNASLSYNNTISKSQSIRNTDDIDNKTNGNTFGIKFNNTYFSWMSVDFNASKTWNKTSNIYLTGNKGKSEGYSHNLNVFFYPLENHTIGFYWDQINSKSADVKYNNGFFDLSYQFSWAKKKVDFELKWMNIANKKVFERIDIDNTTITQTTMQLRPSQVMLSVKFNFK
- a CDS encoding DinB family protein — translated: MDTLSQLKSELEGEFQTTKKFIERFPEGKNDFAPHEKSMKMMPLATHLVEVFEWPNTILNTSELDFGKGDYKPTVLSTKEDLLKKLEEDYQAGKKALENSTEEDLNPSWTIKNDGHELASWSKYGAIRHALNQITHHRAQLGVYYRLNNIPLPGSYGPSADQQSF
- a CDS encoding ferrous iron transport protein A, translated to MKEKGLHKLSGFPKNKMGKILGYDNDHLKMPNKIIEMGLLPETSFRILYQAPFNGPMYVEFGAEKSRIALREEEGDYIIVEELN
- the feoB gene encoding ferrous iron transport protein B → MQENKKKQILLVGNPNVGKSTVFNTLCNKKQKTGNYAGVTVASHSGNYTYKNEEVEVIDLPGSYSVYPSSEDEAIFSKYLIDEQKNYAGVVYILEALSLKRGLLLFQQIQDLGIPMILIVNQIDQAERRGITIDIQKFSEALGIRIIQTNAKEQIGIDTVREAVYNNEFVKTNAASFETPNEHRDFIQKLAAHKGFDNEYKAWMSLSLGTDLGRIGSVMEQLNESDSKSLVPKRLQVQETVRRYQNVDKILADVISKKAQFKELLTEKLDKVLVHKFWGYVVFLLILLVIFQSVFFLAEYPMNWIEETFSWLAAFTNEHLPEGPVNSLISNGIVPGIGGIVVFAPQIGILLYFLYLLEDSGYMARVVFLMDRLLRPFGLNGKSIVPLVSGTACAIPAVISTRNIENVKERLLTILVTPFMTCSARLPVYSIIIGLIISEGTFLGIKYKALVLMGMYLLGFLVALFSAAILKRFIKSKGKTYLVMDLPAYKKPLFGYDFKMVLGKVWDFITGAGKIIFIVSIIIWFLSYFGPSQKTNEFVATDVHLDHSYLAKMGKGIEPVIAPLGYDWKMGVGILTSFVAREVFVGTMSTLYSLEDDAPEVKVIDKMRRDVKPNGEKVFSFATGISVLLFYAFAMQCVSTLAVVYRETKSWKWTGFQVVMMTGLAYFVSMIAYQILK
- a CDS encoding GLPGLI family protein — encoded protein: MKKLFSVFLIALFAFAGAQESKETANRFFYELTFKPKKDSAKLDKVITILDITPKKSIYQDYTMPAQDSIIKVQVEEMEKTKSFKDMSKMIRWPKFSYKILKNYPEMKVQYVDKISRNFFSYDDDVKLQWNILPEKQKIGTYNTQKATTEFGGRTWTAWFSSDIPFQDGPYKFYGLPGLIVKIEDADKNYSWLLSGNKKIENYDEVSYADKINAKMGMSSNTVTPTTKEKFKKSFDAFKADPFAESRPYMTAETMSKPMPGTDGTIGDFMKRMEKQVKDFFGSNDNPIEKEQASDKKKK